Proteins encoded within one genomic window of Cyprinus carpio isolate SPL01 chromosome A15, ASM1834038v1, whole genome shotgun sequence:
- the LOC109045032 gene encoding claudin-4-like yields MVSAGLQMLGIALAIIGWIGVIVVCALPMWLVTAFIGQNIVTAQTTWEGIWMNCVVQSTGQMQCKVYDSMLALSSDLQAARALIVISILVGVFGILLAAAGGKCTNCIEDERTKAKVGIISGAIFIVAGVLCLIPVCWTANTVIRDFYNPMTVSAQKKELGASLFIGWAASALLIIGGSLLCANCPPKDQYTAKYTARPGGNKGYV; encoded by the coding sequence ATGGTATCAGCAGGGTTGCAGATGCTGGGCATAGCCCTGGCCATCATCGGCTGGATCGGGGTGATCGTGGTTTGTGCTCTCCCTATGTGGCTTGTCACGGCTTTCATTGGACAGAATATAGTCACTGCGCAAACAACCTGGGAAGGAATCTGGATGAACTGTGTGGTGCAGAGCACCGGACAGATGCAGTGTAAGGTGTATGACTCCATGCTGGCCCTCAGCTCAGATCTACAGGCGGCTCGAGCCCTGATTGTCATCTCCATCCTAGTGGGTGTCTTTGGAATCCTGCTAGCGGCGGCTGGAGGGAAATGCACCAACTGCATAGAGGACGAGCGCACCAAGGCCAAAGTGGGCATAATTTCAGGAGCCATCTTCATCGTGGCTGGAGTTCTGTGTTTGATTCCTGTCTGCTGGACGGCCAATACAGTTATAAGGGACTTCTACAACCCTATGACCGTCAGCGCACAGAAGAAAGAGTTGGGAGCTTCATTGTTTATTGGATGGGCTGCTTCGGCGCTGTTAATTATTGGTGGGTCGTTGCTTTGTGCAAACTGCCCTCCTAAAGATCAGTACACTGCAAAGTACACAGCTCGGCCTGGAGGAAACAAAGGCTATGTATGA